Proteins encoded together in one Quercus lobata isolate SW786 chromosome 3, ValleyOak3.0 Primary Assembly, whole genome shotgun sequence window:
- the LOC115980691 gene encoding uncharacterized protein LOC115980691, with protein MPSRFSRPSFISYDGKADPIEHISHYIQMMSLYNQNDALMCKVFPSSLGPIALRWFNGLRKGSIRNFGELIQEFHARYWELYNEIGGGNEKVAVSTFRLGLPEDSKLRESLTMRPPESMQQLLRCIEEYKRLEDDRQQSKGKAPTTSQYIKESWLGGFQPRARRELRIQEPNSCNGIIDVAFKEPVHKILE; from the exons ATGCCGAGTAGATTTAGTAGACCATCGTTTATTTCATATGATGGAAAGGCAGATCCCATCGAACATATTAGTCATTATATTCAGATGATGTCTCTCTACAATCAAAATGATGCGCTCATGTGTAAAGTATTTCCTTCCAGTCTTGGGCCTATAGCTTTAAGGTGGTTTAATGGGTTAAGGAAGGGATCAATTCGTAATTTTGGAGAGCTAATTCAAGAGTTTCATGCTCG GTATTGGGAATTGTATAATGAGATTGGTGGGGGAAATGAGAAGGTGGCTGTTAGTACCTTCAGACTGGGTCTGCCGGAGGACTCGAAGTTACGAGAGTCGTTGACTATGAGGCCTCCCGAGAGCATGCAACAACTTCTGAGATGTATTGAGGAGTATAAAAGGCTGGAAGATGATCGGCAACAAAGTAAAGGTAAAGCACCTACCACGTCACAGTACATAAAGGAATCTTGGCTAGGGGGCTTTCAGCCAAGGGCAAGGAGGGAATTGAGAATTCAAGAGCCCAATTCTTGTAATGGGATAATCGATGTGGCGTTTAAAGAGCCTGTGCATAAGATTCTGGAATGA